One window of Chamaesiphon minutus PCC 6605 genomic DNA carries:
- a CDS encoding cytidine deaminase produces the protein MSSLSSIDRELIEQARSIISKRFKQDYHHIGAALRTKSGRVFAAVHLEANVGRVAVCAEAIAIGMAAAVGDTELETIVAVDPQGNIVSPCGMCRELISDYAPDCQTIISEQKIVTIGELLPHKYQRID, from the coding sequence ATGTCTTCACTCAGCTCGATCGATCGAGAACTTATCGAACAGGCTCGATCGATTATCTCTAAGCGTTTTAAACAAGACTATCACCACATCGGAGCAGCATTAAGAACCAAATCTGGCCGAGTATTTGCTGCCGTTCATTTAGAAGCGAATGTTGGTAGAGTTGCTGTTTGTGCCGAAGCAATCGCCATTGGGATGGCAGCAGCAGTCGGAGATACCGAACTTGAGACGATCGTTGCCGTCGATCCTCAAGGTAACATCGTTTCACCATGCGGGATGTGTCGGGAATTAATTTCTGACTATGCACCAGATTGTCAAACGATTATTTCCGAACAAAAGATTGTCACGATCGGTGAATTATTGCCTCACAAATATCAGCGTATCGATTAA
- a CDS encoding NAD(P)/FAD-dependent oxidoreductase gives MSISIIGCGIIGATIAYELSQSTDFKIDVYDRQQPAQAATGAALGVMMGIISTKVKGRAWNLRRDSIRRYQTLIPELEKSTGIKIPHNSQGIVKLLSSEDDLSKWTQLVTSRTEQEWQLELWNARKILTQLPQIDRQFTGTAAYSPQDLQVDPVALTNALVAAAKLNGVNFHFDRSIESIRADNPNSCELLTADDRKITSDRVIVTAGLGATSLLAPHASIDIQPVLGQAIQIRLSQPLGNPDFQPVIVSEDVNIVPCGGNDYWVGATVEFPVDGAMVADPACLERVKQIAIGICPDLAKGEIIRTWQGLRPRPNHRPAPVIDRVGKNQRVLVATGHYRNGILLAPATARIIGDMLLIN, from the coding sequence ATGTCTATTAGTATTATTGGCTGCGGCATTATTGGCGCGACAATTGCTTACGAACTGAGTCAATCGACCGATTTTAAAATCGACGTTTACGATCGACAACAGCCAGCGCAAGCAGCGACGGGTGCAGCTTTAGGCGTAATGATGGGGATTATCTCGACGAAAGTTAAAGGACGTGCTTGGAACTTGCGGAGAGATAGTATTCGTCGCTATCAAACTCTAATTCCCGAACTCGAAAAATCCACAGGCATCAAGATTCCTCACAATTCGCAAGGAATTGTCAAATTATTATCATCTGAAGACGATCTGAGTAAATGGACGCAATTAGTCACCAGTCGCACCGAACAAGAGTGGCAACTAGAGTTATGGAATGCCCGCAAAATCTTGACTCAACTGCCTCAAATAGATCGTCAATTTACGGGGACTGCGGCTTATTCACCCCAAGATTTACAAGTCGATCCAGTCGCGCTCACAAATGCCTTGGTAGCTGCGGCGAAACTAAATGGGGTGAATTTTCATTTCGATCGATCGATCGAGTCTATTCGCGCCGATAACCCCAATAGCTGCGAACTTTTAACCGCTGACGATCGAAAAATAACTAGCGATCGAGTTATCGTTACGGCGGGTTTGGGTGCTACTAGTTTACTCGCGCCACACGCATCTATCGACATTCAACCCGTACTCGGACAAGCAATCCAAATCCGGTTATCGCAACCATTAGGCAATCCCGATTTTCAACCCGTAATTGTCAGTGAAGATGTCAATATCGTTCCCTGTGGTGGTAACGATTATTGGGTGGGTGCGACGGTAGAATTTCCTGTCGATGGGGCGATGGTAGCAGATCCGGCATGTCTGGAACGAGTCAAACAAATCGCCATCGGGATCTGTCCCGATTTAGCTAAGGGCGAAATTATCCGCACCTGGCAAGGCTTGCGCCCCCGTCCCAATCATCGTCCGGCTCCGGTAATCGATCGAGTTGGCAAGAATCAGCGCGTATTAGTGGCGACAGGACACTATCGCAATGGTATTTTACTCGCCCCAGCAACCGCACGAATTATCGGCGATATGTTGTTAATTAATTGA
- a CDS encoding FAD-dependent hydroxylase yields the protein MPRLDSLSVRADAVQIQMLHSPQSASDLQPVAGSPQLDYDLAIVGGGIIGNTLAVALQNSGLRVVSIESQAQSISIAKSRAYVLSMLSGQIFEGLGVWEEVLPQITQFSQIQISDADYAGVVKMYPQDLGRETLGYAASHEVLLTALQTKLRSAANITVMCPAQVVAVEYTPTGAEITIQTPDTEAPTKIRTSLVIAADGAKSSLRERAGITTAGWNYWQSCITATVTPAQPHQNVAYERFWYAGPIGVLPLADGRCQVVWTVPHQQAEELRDLPANEFLDRLEYCTGGLLGKLALDSERWLFPVKLMQSKNYIADRLALIGDAAHCCHPVAGQGMNLGIRDAAALAEILVAAHQAGEDIGSKAVLQRYANWRKPENWVILAFTDFLDRMFSTSLMPIVIIRRCGLFLLDRIPGFKYLALRLMTGLAGKIPQVAKLTVN from the coding sequence ATGCCACGTCTCGATTCTCTCTCAGTTCGGGCAGACGCTGTGCAAATACAGATGCTGCATTCGCCTCAATCCGCTTCAGATCTACAGCCAGTAGCCGGATCGCCGCAGTTGGACTACGATCTGGCGATCGTCGGTGGTGGCATTATCGGTAATACCCTTGCTGTCGCGCTGCAAAATTCTGGATTGCGGGTAGTTTCGATCGAGTCACAAGCGCAGTCAATTTCGATTGCCAAGAGTCGAGCTTATGTCTTATCGATGCTCTCAGGGCAGATATTTGAGGGTCTAGGCGTGTGGGAAGAAGTTTTACCCCAGATTACTCAATTTAGTCAAATTCAAATCTCTGACGCCGATTATGCGGGAGTAGTGAAAATGTATCCCCAGGATTTGGGGAGAGAAACTTTGGGTTATGCTGCCAGTCATGAAGTGCTACTGACAGCATTGCAAACTAAATTGCGATCGGCTGCCAATATTACGGTGATGTGTCCCGCACAGGTAGTGGCGGTAGAATACACCCCGACTGGTGCCGAAATTACGATTCAAACCCCAGACACCGAAGCACCAACCAAAATCCGCACTAGCTTGGTAATTGCCGCCGATGGTGCCAAATCCTCACTCAGAGAGCGCGCTGGCATCACCACTGCTGGTTGGAACTATTGGCAATCTTGTATCACCGCTACCGTCACACCCGCACAGCCGCATCAAAATGTGGCATACGAGCGATTTTGGTATGCTGGGCCGATCGGAGTGTTACCATTAGCTGACGGTCGCTGTCAGGTGGTATGGACGGTACCCCACCAACAAGCTGAAGAATTGCGAGATTTACCTGCAAATGAATTCCTCGATCGATTGGAATATTGTACGGGTGGTTTACTCGGCAAATTGGCACTCGACTCCGAGCGTTGGCTATTTCCCGTCAAGTTGATGCAAAGCAAAAATTATATCGCCGACAGACTGGCATTAATCGGCGATGCGGCGCACTGTTGCCATCCAGTCGCGGGACAAGGAATGAATTTGGGGATTAGGGATGCTGCTGCTTTAGCCGAGATTTTAGTCGCCGCGCACCAAGCTGGCGAAGATATCGGCTCTAAAGCTGTGCTCCAGAGGTATGCCAACTGGCGCAAGCCAGAGAACTGGGTAATTTTAGCCTTTACCGATTTTCTCGATCGCATGTTCTCGACGAGCCTGATGCCGATCGTGATTATCCGCCGCTGCGGGCTGTTTTTACTCGATCGAATTCCAGGATTTAAGTACCTCGCCCTCAGATTGATGACGGGATTGGCTGGTAAAATTCCGCAGGTGGCAAAATTAACTGTTAATTGA